One window of the Rosa rugosa chromosome 3, drRosRugo1.1, whole genome shotgun sequence genome contains the following:
- the LOC133739852 gene encoding cytochrome P450 736A117-like yields MFNLLHLLELKLNGNFSSLLQHSSLKLVLLAIFLILLFRWFFNFINSATPTNRSPPSPPKLPVIGNLHQLGLHVHCSLQSLAQQHGALMLLHFGSVPVLVVSSAEAAREIMKTHDGTFTDRPKFTFFKKLFYNYKDILSAPYGEYWRQIKSICVLNLLSNKRVCSFHAVREEESKSMINSIQQFCSISSSPSSSSLSVLNLSEMFLTLTNDIVCRVALGRKYSDRGEGGRMFKELSVEFSELMSRLNIGDYIPWLAWFSHVNGLDAKLDNLAKRFDDFLEMVVQEHMDCSKSTLQGHGHVHTNDDDQRDFVDVFLWLQKENADVIGYPIDAVSIKAIILDMFAAGTDTIFTAIEWVMSELLRHPRVMKKLQNEVRGIAGNKTEITEDDLVGMHYLKAVIKETLRLHPPAPLLVPRVSTQDVKINDYDIMANTQVIVNAWAIGRDPNSYNNPEEFEPERFLNSAIDYKGDNFQYIPFGAGRRGCPGIQFALAVKEIALANLVHRFDWALPEGVRGEDLDMSESTGASIHRKYPLKAVAIPYSC; encoded by the exons ATGTTCAATCTCTTGCATCTACTGGAGCTGAAACTAAATGGAAACTTCTCAAGCTTGTTGCAacattcttccttaaaattagTACTTCTGGCCATTTTCCTCATCCTCTTATTTAGATGGTTTTTCAACTTCATAAATTCAGCCACCCCCACAAACAGATCACCACCTTCTCCACCAAAGCTGCCTGTGATTGGAAACCTTCATCAACTAGGCTTGCACGTTCATTGTTCACTTCAGTCCTTAGCTCAACAACACGGGGCCCTCATGCTGCTGCACTTCGGTAGCGTGCCAGTCCTTGTGGTCTCGTCGGCTGAGGCTGCCCGTGAGATCATGAAGACCCATGATGGCACATTCACTGACAGACCCAAATTTACCTTCTTTAAGAAGCTTTTCTATAATTACAAAGATATCCTATCAGCACCTTATGGTGAGTATTGGAGGCAGATAAAAAGTATATGTGTCTTAAACCTTTTGAGCAATAAAAGGGTTTGCTCTTTTCATGCGGTGAGGGAAGAGGAATCAAAATCCATGATCAATAGCATACAACAGTTCTGTTCTATATCATCCTCcccctcctcttcctccttatcagtTTTGAATTTAAGTGAAATGTTTCTGACACTTACTAATGATATCGTCTGTCGAGTGGCTCTTGGAAGGAAGTACAGTGATCGAGGGGAAGGTGGAAGGATGTTTAAAGAGCTTTCTGTAGAGTTTTCAGAGTTAATGTCACGTCTTAATATCGGTGATTATATCCCATGGCTTGCTTGGTTTAGCCATGTTAATGGTTTGGATGCTAAATTGGATAATCTGGCTAAACGGTTTGATGACTTTTTAGAAATGGTTGTTCAAGAGCATATGGATTGTTCAAAGAGTACTTTACAGGGACATGGCCATGTTCATACCAACGACGACGATCAGAGGGATTTTGTTGACGTTTTTCTTTGGCTTCAGAAAGAAAATGCAGATGTGATTGGGTATCCTATTGATGCAGTAAGCATAAAGGCTATCATCCTG GATATGTTTGCTGCTGGCACTGATACTATATTTACAGCTATAGAGTGGGTGATGTCTGAACTTTTAAGACACCCAAGGGTCATGAAAAAATTGCAAAATGAGGTCAGGGGAATAGCTGGAAACAAGACAGAGATAACAGAGGATGACTTGGTGGGCATGCACTATTTAAAGGCAGTGATCAAGGAAACCCTTCGCTTACATCCTCCCGCTCCATTACTAGTGCCCAGGGTGTCGACACAAGATGTGAAAATAAACGATTATGACATTATGGCCAACACACAGGTTATAGTGAATGCGTGGGCAATTGGAAGAGATCCAAATTCATACAACAACCCTGAAGAGTTTGAGCCAGAAAGGTTCCTGAATAGTGCCATAGATTATAAGGGTGATAATTTCCAATATATTCCATTTGGGGCTGGCCGAAGGGGCTGCCCAGGAATTCAGTTTGCCTTGGCTGTTAAAGAGATTGCTTTGGCCAATCTAGTGCACAGGTTTGATTGGGCATTGCCGGAAGGTGTAAGAGGGGAGGACTTAGACATGTCTGAATCCACTGGTGCGAGCATACATAGAAAATATCCTCTTAAAGCAGTCGCTATTCCATATTCTTGCTGA